In Portunus trituberculatus isolate SZX2019 chromosome 10, ASM1759143v1, whole genome shotgun sequence, one genomic interval encodes:
- the LOC123501793 gene encoding cuticle protein 21-like, which yields MALKVVLLSALAAVTRAHPDIPAASYGVPAPSYHAPAPSYHAPAPEAPPKYDYNYAVKDEYSGNDFGAQEARDGYDTQGSYYVQLPDGRLQKVTYTVNGDSGFVADVTYEGEAQYPRESYAPAPKPSYIPASAYQ from the exons ATGGCTCTCAAG gtTGTCCTGCTGTCAGCCCTCGCGGCCGTCACCCGTGCCCACCCCGACATCCCTGCAGCTTCCTATGGCGTTCCTGCTCCCTCCTACCACGCTCCGGCGCCCTCTTACCACGCTCCTGCCCCTGAG gcGCCGCCCAAGTACGACTACAACTACGCCGTCAAGGACGAGTACTCTGGCAACGACTTCGGTGCCCAGGAGGCGCGCGACGGCTACGACACCCAGGGATCCTACTACGTACAGCTGCCCGACGGCCGCCTGCAGAAGGTCACCTACACCGTCAACGGCGACTCAGGCTTCGTGGCCGACGTGACTTACGAGGGCGAGGCCCAGTACCCCCGGGAGAGCTACGCCCCCGCCCCAAAGCCCTCCTACATCCCCGCCTCAGCCTACCAGTGA